In Euphorbia lathyris chromosome 10, ddEupLath1.1, whole genome shotgun sequence, the DNA window ttaaaaaaatatattattaattttcttaaattgtaattattttttattttcatttgtaaaatttattagaattgtaaaaactttttacaatgatagtcttactcctattttaataatttttgaaatatttttcattcgtTTTTTGTCAATAAAATTTAccttattaaattaaagttttataattatataaaaattaataaatcaattagtttatattggagagattataattatttaggaaaaaatagaaaaaaaaagatgttttattgttaaaatataaagtaaatggtaattttggtattttaaaatttatttagtatattttgaccattgactcaagcataaggactaaggagttaacaaaaacaaaaactggaggactatataattatttctaaaaacactgggactaagtagtgtattaggtaaaaacatagggaccttataattatttaccctattaaaaatatatattacaaatataaGTGTTTCTCTGTATTACATCATTATTTGTAAATagtataacatatatttttattgaatttatataacaatttgtttcttaacaaataaaaaatataaaaatacaaatatgattAGTCTCTGATTAATTCCCGAAAGCCATACTAGCACCTAACATTTTTTACAATCTTACCACTATCAAACTTTCGTAACATTTACATAAATAACAAATTGCACACTTTAACTAACACAAATCATAATGAATTTACATACATTGCAAACAACATAACTTGACTTAAGATGCATTAAAACAAAATCATAACCAATTTACATTTAATTGAGGGATTTACACAAGCATCTAATCTACGAGAAATTCTACTATGGTCTCAGTCCATTGGACTTTGCCAATAGAAACATGACAATTGTATATTTTACACTAATTATCTCCTAATGAGGTAATATGGTTCTCTTTTTTCATTGGTTGGATCCATTGCACTCGGTTCACCATAGAAGTTCGTAATATTACATTTCTAAAATCAAGCAAACCAAGCATGAAATCCATCCTATTATCAATGTCCCTATTAACAAACTAAATACAATCACCAActgtgtcaaaaaaaaaaaaaaaaaaatacaatcaccaacaataacaaaattacaaaaactcCAAATGATtccgtcaaaaaaaaaaaatcgtctCCAAAATGTGTATATCAGTGTTCGGACTTGCAATTTTTTCCTTGTTCCGCAAATTCACCATCTCTAGCTTCCTATTAGAAGAAAAACTATTGTCCCATTTCGTCATATCCTTCCATGTCCCTAACATAAAAAAGTGGTCCCTGCTTAAAGGGCGGCCCattgcactacgcgtccccgcttaaACGATGGTCCGGGGAGGGGTTCCACCACAAGAgtgtactggggcaagcctttccctgccaattttttttacaaaatgccgctcctaagactcgaacccgtgacctcgtCACACGACAACAGCATTTACTGTTACGTCAAGGCTCACCCTCAAAAAGTGGTCCctacttaattaaaataatatattttgtgaGTCAGAATGACCCATACAATAAAAAGGAGCCATCTTTTTTATAAGAGGGATGTGGAAATGGGAACATCGGATTTTCTTTCCTTCCTATTCCTCTCTAGCATGCTACTTATTTCACACTGCAGTTCCACCTCACGGGCAGGAAAATCATCAGTTTCATCTTCGCAATCTTTAATTTTGTGCTCCGTCTCTTCCAGCAGTTCTATATCTCTTGCGCATGTTGGGAGATCAATCCAATCAAAAAATCGATATGCACTCGGGACATGGATATCTTGCACATCCTGTGAACCTCCTTCCAATGTTTCGCTTTGTTCATGCTTTATAATACTGGTTCTCTAACACCTTAAAAACAGTTCAATCCCTGCCACTGACCAGACGAGATGAGGGAATTAAAAGAATTAGAGCTTGAACTCATGTTGTTGGTTTCCAATTTCAGTGGAAATAAATTTTAGGGTTCAACTAATTCTGATGAAATTTTAGATTGAAATATGTAGGTTATAAAAAGCAAATGCAAGGGAAGAAATAAGAAATATGGAATTCAACCATAAACGGCggcggtgcactacgcgtccccgctaagcaaGGATGCGGGGAGGAGTCCCACCAcaaagggtgtactgggggctaGCTTTTCCCTCccaatttttttggcaagaggtcactcctaagactcgaacccgtgacctctcgatcacacgacaacaacgtttaccgttacgccaaggctcgccctttATGGGGATAGTGAACTTCAATTCCATTTTCAGTGAGAAGGgggtaatatgatttaatttagAATTCAGGGTCAAAATAGCCTATGAAGTTAGCAGTCATTATCCATTTAacctaaatccaaatttaggTATCAAttcagttttaaaataaaaacttagACAAATTAGTTCAAATCTGACAACTTTTAAGTATTAAAATTGATTGCTTTTGGACTAATTCATCAATTTTTGCTAACTAATATTCTAacccaataccatgtagatattttACACTttggtccaaatccaacaccttgggccATAAGGCTTTAAAACACGTCCCACCTTACTAATAAACCTCagtcactctctctccattttcgatgtgggattcagttcattcctgccccggCGACACCCACTCCAGACCGAGTCATTACAgacccaccagcttccgcctaaTTGATCCccaaaccacacatcgtacCTGGAGAGTCCGCTCTGAATCAATACTTAAACTTCGATTTGGACTAAACTGACCATGACTGCAGCTTCAGGGGGGCATTTTCACCCTTaatttatatgaattttaaagaaagaaagcaatGTAATAAAAAGTATAAGAAAGAAAAACTTACCGTTTGATAGTTGCATTAAGATCTTCCATCAATGAACATGAACTTTCATTAATTTGTATTGTCTCAAGCATTGGCGTAGTAAGTGATCCATAGGAGAAAGATTCCATCTTATTGCAATGATTAATCTTCAAAGATTCCAATAATGAAAATTCAATTGCTGCATCTCCGCCATAGAAAATCTCAAGGATAGGCATTTGTTGAAGTTCCAAAACTTTAAGTTGAGGAAATACAATtgcttctacttcttcttcttcatcatcttttGCAATTATTTCTTTCATCTTCTCGCAACGGCTAATATGTATCTTTTGTAGCCGAACTAGAAGTTTGGCTACTCGAGGTACGAAAACATATGAATTATGACATTCATATAAAACAAGAAGTTGCAAATTCTGAAAAGTCATGCTTTTCTTCGGAATCTGAAACCATATATGTTCCAAATTTCGTAGACTGTACAACTCCAACTCTTCCAAAGAATTTAGCACCGGATTAGAATTAGCATCAGCAGCAGCATGGTTTTGCTTAAACGAAAAAATCACTCTTATCCCATCACAAAATCCTAGTttgagttttttcaaattttccaaCCTGTTATTCATCGATTCGGATGAAAATGCACCACGTGTGTCCTCATCTCCGTTAAGCGAAaccttccaaataaaagattacgaaattaacaaataataataaattcatTTATTTGCTTTGGTATCTATGATATATATAAACACGTGAAACTATATAGCATTTCTATAAGAGCGTCATATATCATTACATGTATATTTCGGTTGTTcaatatgtttaaaatattatagaTTTGGCTTGAAAAACAAAATAGTGAACTGCTACGCCTATATAATTGTTAGAATGAGTCctaattaaattgattaattgacATTTATTACTAACTAAACATCCTATCATATAAAAAGGGGGAAATTATACTCATGGCTCTCATGAACTTTAAAAACAACtcctgaactttacactttactAAAGTATGTAATGACTAAAAGACCAAGTCAAAATTATCAATTACAgtatcaaaatagaaaatttcaagaattaaaattgtttagattcTAAATCACTATTTTttaaactctctctctaaataaccattttctctctcctaaccaaacaatacctaaatgaccttaaaaccaaaaaattcaagaattaaagttgtttagaatatcatttctATCATATCTACAATGGAAGGTTATATGCTATTGGAGTGTTTATCTTGATCAATTGTAAAAGGGACCGCTATATAGTATAGTGTAAAATTCAGGAGCCATAATGTTCGACTTTGAAGTTCAGGGATCCTAATGAAAGTAAatgcaaagttcagggaccaCGCGTATTATTTTTCCCtataaaaaagtaaaaggaaaaatatgTGAGTTATAGTGTTTTTACCTCTTCCATTCTCAAGGACTGATGGGTGTCATCAATTGTATCCTCATGCTGTACCAATAAACCATCCAGCTTTGGAAGCAAATGCAAATGCAGTTGTTCAAAAGAGTAAACCCCAAAGGTGTTTGCATCCACTAATTCCTTCATGAAAATTCCCTCCATTTCACTACAATCAAGTATTTCTATGGTTTGGAGTTTTCTCAATCTACTAGCAATTGACATTGGAAACACATATTTCAATTTGGGACAGAACCTTATATTTATGTGTCTCAAGTTCTCAAACCACATATAAAGTGTTCTTCCATGCCATATTTCTTTCAAATTAAACAGCATTGATAGATGGAGAATCCTCAACTCCCAAAATAAACTGTAAGCAATCGGCTTTTCTGTCATATCAACCAAGTATTCTAGATCATCACATTCAACAATAATCATCTTCTCCAACCTCGGAAAGTCGCAGACTCTTAGTTGGTACAACACATTCTTCAAATTTCTCATTCTTGTCAAACTTAAATATTCACTTCTACTCATCAAAGAACATATAGAGCCTCTCTCTTTGATATCAAATGCATCACCTGTAAGTTGCAACTGATTCATTGAACCTTGGGAAAATGGTTGATATTTAACAGTATTTGGTATAAGAATTTTAAAACGACGAACGTTTTTGAAGATAGGTGACCCTTTAGGAAACATTGAAGCTTCGGGTACACAAATTTGTAATGTATTAAGCAAAGGAGAAACTATCTCACTAAGACTTGCATTGATTTTCTCATGATCTCCATCAACTATCTCACGAAGACTTACATCGATTATCTCTTCATCATCGATATCAGTGTCATTACTTTGACCGTTTGCCTTACGTCCCCACCCTGTGAAGCTTAAAGGCGTATATAACTCTTCTAGTTTCATCATTCTTGAGAATACACCTATTGAAATGTATCCAATGTTCATTTTTCTTAAATCGAGGAACCTCAAATTACTCAGTTGTCCCATCTCCCTAGGTAAATCTGTTAAATTTACAGTAGAAATCGAAAGATATTTCAGACTGATTACATATCCAATTGCAGATATATCTTCCGACTTAAGTAACTTAAGACGCAGTGTTTGAAGATTCCTTAGCACATTAAGACCTGGTGGCAACAATGGCACATCCAAAGATAAAACTCGAAGCTTATTCACACCCTCGAAAAACTCAATCGGAAGGCTTTGTGAATCTTCCCCATATTGAAGTTGTAGCATAGCAAGGTTTGGACACTTCAACTTAACAGGGTGCTTGTTGATTCTCCTAAGCACAAGTGAAAGACCCCTGCAATATTTATAGGTCTTTGTGTTTGGCCAATTTTCCATTATTGTGCCGCGAAGAGCATATACGTATTTGGAGGCAATATGTTTTGCTCTATTATGTGCAATAGCATTCATTTTCACATAATCATCATCTTCCTCACCATCACCATCACcatcaccaccaccaccaccaccattaATGATGTGAATGAAGTCACTGAATGTATATCTGGCATCATCTATACCATCAAACACATTTTCAAACACCTTTAGGCCCATCCCATATataaccaaatcatcaattgcTATATTTGTACAGTATCTAGGAAACATTACACAAATCAAATGACATAACTCCGCTACAAAAGGCTCATCCCTAAATCTAGGTATACAATTTGATTTTGACATCACTTGTAACCGAAAAAGATGGTTGAATTAAGGGTATCTGTATTTCGCCTTTCCATTTGACGCAAATCTGAATTAATTGTTAACAAGCTTCCATCAATTATATATACTCCATAAACTAACCAAACACACACACAATCAAATAATCTATTCAATTGAGACAACGACGAACTTAAACTCAAAAACATCGCAAACACATAAAATTCATGTCATTAACTCCAAATTAAACTCAATTTAACGAGAGAGGAAAAGAGAAACTAAACAATCGACTAATCAATCAATGAAATTATATATGGTTGCAGATTTTACCTAGAAATGTTGCTTAGTTGCAGCATCTGCTTCTAAAACACTGGACTCAGCAAGCTGAAAGAAGCTTCCTCGGAAAGATAATCCAGTggctaaaagaagaaaaacacgagactaatgggtaaattacacgcATGGCCACTGAAGTTTAAGCACTTTAACAATCAATCAGttgtagggatggcaacgggtactctGCCCGCGGGTACCCGACACTACCCGACCTAATGGATTACCCGTACCCTGCATAAAAGGGTATGtgacgggtatgggatcaaaatcattacccgttagggtaatgggacggtatgggaagaccccctagggtacccggtacccgatacccgtcataatttttttatatattaaaaaatattattgcgTTTTggatgtaagatgtgagatttgaacaccaactttttatttttcgatCATTAAGTGATAtcactaagctactttatttttattaattaaggtttaaTTTGTTCAGTTTctagatggatgatttattaaatttatatttattaaatttgtaatattttttgttttattattgatttttaacgggtaagggtacctgtgggtacccgtgaattaaatgggacgggtatgggatgcaaaacatatactcgttagggtaatgggaagggtataggtaatttaaaaataaacgggtaagagtttgggattggcactacccgttgccatccctaatcagttgcgttcacatggaccctgatgaactcgtaaatttggtcattcaccgttagatctagacggATTAAAATCCTAAGCCCTTGTTTGGAAggaggttaatggaagtaaatgggagtaatggaaggttaagtattaagttaacATTGTTTAAGAGTTACTTTTTGGAGTAAAGAgaggttaatggggttaaatgtttactGCCTCTAACCTTCAAACTCTAACCTtcaaattgggggttaatgggagtaacgtaaagttttttaaatttttttgtctctgcagagtaatttaatccgcctagatctaacggtggatgactaaatttacatggtcatcagggtccatgaGAATGCAAATGCTTTAACAATATGGTCActtaacttcaattcttaatgctATGGTCACTTAAccttacattttttaacacccGTGGtaactcaactttaactaactcctcaaaatgattaTTAACgaactcaaaataaaaatattcaagaattataGTTGTTCAGAAcaatatttaccatgaaaccacattttttattttcccaaATCACCTCTATtgaagttttctctctctaaacattcactctctcataaccaaacaacacttaaataatctcaaaataaaaaaaaaatcaagaattaaagttccttataatttcattaactcttcaaattttttattttcagatcgtcaacggtcattttgaggcgttgagttgccaccgatgttaaaaagtgtaaagttcagttaCTAtattgttaagaattgaagttcaataaCCATAATATAGtaactgaactttacactttttaacatcggtggcaactcaactttaactaactcctcaaaatgaccgttaacgacctcaaaacgaaaatattaaagaattaaagttgttcagaacgacatttaccatgaaaccacattttttatttttcaaaaacacctttattgaagttttctttctctaaaaattgattatctctcctaaccaagaacacttaaatgacttcaaaacgaaaattttcaagaagtAAAGTTCAtttgaatatcattaactcttcgaattttttattttaagatcatcaacggtcgttttgaagCGTTAAGTGACTaccatttttaaaaaatgtaaagtttaatagccacaatattaaaatgagtaaaatttAGTGGcaatgagtgtaatttaccccgaGATTAATTCATAGACTATAGAATCAGATGGCACCAATGAATTCCAATGGCATATGAAAGGAGACCTAAGTCATAGAAGTCGGTAAATTTGGTCAGTCACTCTAGTTTTGATCCCCaccatataattttaataagtgtagatctaatggtgactgACCAAATGCACTTGGTCAGTCACTGGTAAAAATCATTGTCCAGTCGACAGTGATGGTAATAGAAGAGGGGGAGGAGAAAGACACGTTTTTGCTATTGCAGATCagtcttatttttcttctcctacattaactttgaatttgcatttatgattttttaatttttgggtGATTGTTTGCGTTTGTACATGGGgtaaaatggacaagttgaggaggTGAGAAATACACagtttggacaagttaaggggcttGAGTAGTATtagatcctttttttttttttgcttaatacATACacagccctctgaacttgtcctttttttattttaccccCTAAACTTAAGGGACAATTTATTGACCCTCTAAACTTCCAAAAAGCCATCCAATTTACCCCTCCTTTCTGACGTGGCGTTTGGATATTGCAGCTTAGTATTGTGCCAGGTCAGCACCACATCGGAGAGGAAAGATAAATTGGGTGGTTTTTTAGAAGTTTAGGgagtaaaatgaaaaaaaaaagacaagcTCAGGGGACTGGGTatgtattaagtttttttttttataatttttactttttgataAATTGAAGGTATACATGCAAGTCTAGAGATGCCACGTCCGCTGAGTTTGTCTCATCTTCTCCACATCGTCCGTTCTTCAAAAATCGAGACAAACTAAAATTAGATAGAAGATTATTTATTCATTCTACTTGTTGGTTAGTGttttcaaatttgaaaaaattgcAGAATGAATGGTCTCTTTATGCCATCTCTCAAAAGTCAAAAGCAACCATTACCACACAAATTTAGAAAGACTCCGAGGAGGTCAATTCTGGTTCCGAGAAGCCATACGGAGCTCGAAGCAAACGGAGCTGTAATCGAACCGGAGGTCTCTAACTATCTATAGACTGCTGCGTGGGTTAATTTCCCGTGAAAGGCCAATGATGCGTAGAAGATGAAACCCAGCCAGCAGATCAAATTCGAAATCTGAAGGTACcgattttttttattgcttttggGGATGATATGTAGTTAGTGTTAGATGTAGAGATATCGAATTGTCAGTTGGTTAGGCGATGCAAGGTAAATTTCAGAACTAGAACcaagggagaagaagaagaaaagaataagaagaagaagggaaaactaggagaagaagaagaaaagaataagaagaagaagggaaaacTAGGAGGAAGAAGATAGAAGCTGCATATTTTCATTCATAACCATTTGAGAACAATTTACAACCTTTAGATCTAGAAAATTACCCTAACAAGTGTCCATCCTAAATAACAGCTTTACCAAATAATAAAAGTAATCAAAATACAATTTATAAAGCATAAAATGACAACCCAATATTTTTCACATATCAATCCATCTCCCTTAAAAACCTTATCCTCAAGGTTCATATCTAGGAACCTCCTCGTGATATCAATGCAAACTTTAAGTGCATTCTTCAGTAGTTTACCTAGCCATTGTTTCAGGCCTTTAGTGGCTTCCCATTCCCTCTCTCTTTTAATACATCAAACATAACTTCAAGACTTTGCAAGTTAATCTTGATAATTCAAATCTCTACATTCTTGAAATCAGTTGTGTAATAAGCATTGATATATCTATCAGACACCATCTTTCTAACTTCTTCCCAGTTTCCATCTTTTATTGAAAATGCTGCTCCAAGCAAAACAACTCTTCCTACAATTCCAACATTAACTCCATCATTTTCAGCTAAACATTGAAGACAATTGAAAATTAGTCTAACCCCTATTGAGAATCCTATGAGTGTTACAGGCCTGCTCCCTTGCAATCCCTTCTGAAGGACCTCATCAAGCAGTTTCTCAGCTCTGTCAAATGCAACTTTCCATTGGCTGTTTATAACATCAGTTGCAGTCAATAATGATCTTGGGAAAGCCGATGCTATTAGAAGAATGCTTAATACAGTCAACAAAGCACCTTCTCTCATCAACTGTAAGGGCATACCTTCTCTTATTGCAGTGCTCAGTGCAGTCAAGTTCTTGGACTCCCACACAAGGGCATACCTTTCCAAATTACTATAAGGGCATTCCCAATGTGTCATAAAACCTTCACCGTGGTACACAAGTTCAGCAAATGCTTGAATATATTCATCAGTGTTATACACAGCTAAAACCACTCCCCCAACGCCTGTTAAGTTAGAAATTCCTAACTCTGCCTTCTCGTCCTGTCCTGTCCTTCAAGTACAAACACCAATTTTAATTTGTCAGCTCCTTTAATAGCAGCATCAGTTGCCCAATTGTGCAATACTTGTGGCCACGCCAATCCACAAAAGGAACCACAATCCATGTTTTTGCCTTCCTCAGAAAAAACATGTAAAGCATAGCCACAAACCATATTGTTATTTGGCTCTAAATCTAATTCTTCCATCCTATTGAGCACATGCCTTTCATTATCAATATATCTGTATCTATCATTCATATAAATCAATGAAgtaacaaattgaaattgaataccTATCAAATTAGGCTTTTCATCTCTAACGCCACTACTTTCCTTATTTTCTTCAAGTAATGGACAAAATGCATAATTGGAATTGCTGCCCTGTTTCTCCCCTTTGTGTAGATTACTTTGACCCGTATCAAGAACAGGTATATTATCCCAATTCTGTATTATTTCTTTCCACTTCCCTTGAACATTTCCTTCAAAATGCAATTTCAGTTTCTGAGATtcagaagaaagaaagaacgtaCCTCTGGTTGCCGATTCCTTCCATTTTTAGCAGTTAGTTGTTCTCTGTCCGATGTAAGAGCAGTGGATGAACTTGAATCAATGTTAAGAGTGGTTTTCTTTCCTTGATGCACCATGT includes these proteins:
- the LOC136209317 gene encoding disease resistance protein RPS2-like isoform X1 — translated: MSKSNCIPRFRDEPFVAELCHLICVMFPRYCTNIAIDDLVIYGMGLKVFENVFDGIDDARYTFSDFIHIINGGGGGGDGDGDGEEDDDYVKMNAIAHNRAKHIASKYVYALRGTIMENWPNTKTYKYCRGLSLVLRRINKHPVKLKCPNLAMLQLQYGEDSQSLPIEFFEGVNKLRVLSLDVPLLPPGLNVLRNLQTLRLKLLKSEDISAIGYVISLKYLSISTVNLTDLPREMGQLSNLRFLDLRKMNIGYISIGVFSRMMKLEELYTPLSFTGWGRKANGQSNDTDIDDEEIIDVSLREIVDGDHEKINASLSEIVSPLLNTLQICVPEASMFPKGSPIFKNVRRFKILIPNTVKYQPFSQGSMNQLQLTGDAFDIKERGSICSLMSRSEYLSLTRMRNLKNVLYQLRVCDFPRLEKMIIVECDDLEYLVDMTEKPIAYSLFWELRILHLSMLFNLKEIWHGRTLYMWFENLRHINIRFCPKLKYVFPMSIASRLRKLQTIEILDCSEMEGIFMKELVDANTFGVYSFEQLHLHLLPKLDGLLVQHEDTIDDTHQSLRMEEVSLNGDEDTRGAFSSESMNNRLENLKKLKLGFCDGIRVIFSFKQNHAAADANSNPVLNSLEELELYSLRNLEHIWFQIPKKSMTFQNLQLLVLYECHNSYVFVPRVAKLLVRLQKIHISRCEKMKEIIAKDDEEEEVEAIVFPQLKVLELQQMPILEIFYGGDAAIEFSLLESLKINHCNKMESFSYGSLTTPMLETIQINESSCSLMEDLNATIKRYDVWFGDQLGGSWWVCNDSVWSGCRRGRNELNPTSKMERE
- the LOC136209317 gene encoding disease resistance protein RPS2-like isoform X2, which gives rise to MSKSNCIPRFRDEPFVAELCHLICVMFPRYCTNIAIDDLVIYGMGLKVFENVFDGIDDARYTFSDFIHIINGGGGGGDGDGDGEEDDDYVKMNAIAHNRAKHIASKYVYALRGTIMENWPNTKTYKYCRGLSLVLRRINKHPVKLKCPNLAMLQLQYGEDSQSLPIEFFEGVNKLRVLSLDVPLLPPGLNVLRNLQTLRLKLLKSEDISAIGYVISLKYLSISTVNLTDLPREMGQLSNLRFLDLRKMNIGYISIGVFSRMMKLEELYTPLSFTGWGRKANGQSNDTDIDDEEIIDVSLREIVDGDHEKINASLSEIVSPLLNTLQICVPEASMFPKGSPIFKNVRRFKILIPNTVKYQPFSQGSMNQLQLTGDAFDIKERGSICSLMSRSEYLSLTRMRNLKNVLYQLRVCDFPRLEKMIIVECDDLEYLVDMTEKPIAYSLFWELRILHLSMLFNLKEIWHGRTLYMWFENLRHINIRFCPKLKYVFPMSIASRLRKLQTIEILDCSEMEGIFMKELVDANTFGVYSFEQLHLHLLPKLDGLLVQHEDTIDDTHQSLRMEEVSLNGDEDTRGAFSSESMNNRLENLKKLKLGFCDGIRVIFSFKQNHAAADANSNPVLNSLEELELYSLRNLEHIWFQIPKKSMTFQNLQLLVLYECHNSYVFVPRVAKLLVRLQKIHISRCEKMKEIIAKDDEEEEVEAIVFPQLKVLELQQMPILEIFYGGDAAIEFSLLESLKINHCNKMESFSYGSLTTPMLETIQINESSCSLMEDLNATIKRGRD
- the LOC136209317 gene encoding uncharacterized protein isoform X3; translation: MNAIAHNRAKHIASKYVYALRGTIMENWPNTKTYKYCRGLSLVLRRINKHPVKLKCPNLAMLQLQYGEDSQSLPIEFFEGVNKLRVLSLDVPLLPPGLNVLRNLQTLRLKLLKSEDISAIGYVISLKYLSISTVNLTDLPREMGQLSNLRFLDLRKMNIGYISIGVFSRMMKLEELYTPLSFTGWGRKANGQSNDTDIDDEEIIDVSLREIVDGDHEKINASLSEIVSPLLNTLQICVPEASMFPKGSPIFKNVRRFKILIPNTVKYQPFSQGSMNQLQLTGDAFDIKERGSICSLMSRSEYLSLTRMRNLKNVLYQLRVCDFPRLEKMIIVECDDLEYLVDMTEKPIAYSLFWELRILHLSMLFNLKEIWHGRTLYMWFENLRHINIRFCPKLKYVFPMSIASRLRKLQTIEILDCSEMEGIFMKELVDANTFGVYSFEQLHLHLLPKLDGLLVQHEDTIDDTHQSLRMEEVSLNGDEDTRGAFSSESMNNRLENLKKLKLGFCDGIRVIFSFKQNHAAADANSNPVLNSLEELELYSLRNLEHIWFQIPKKSMTFQNLQLLVLYECHNSYVFVPRVAKLLVRLQKIHISRCEKMKEIIAKDDEEEEVEAIVFPQLKVLELQQMPILEIFYGGDAAIEFSLLESLKINHCNKMESFSYGSLTTPMLETIQINESSCSLMEDLNATIKRYDVWFGDQLGGSWWVCNDSVWSGCRRGRNELNPTSKMERE